The following proteins are encoded in a genomic region of Arachis stenosperma cultivar V10309 chromosome 4, arast.V10309.gnm1.PFL2, whole genome shotgun sequence:
- the LOC130976572 gene encoding glucosidase 2 subunit beta isoform X1, which yields MMKLRMGTGVIVISTALLFLCLPFCSSSVPNDPFFGIAPQDEKYYKSSDVIRCKDGSGKFTRAQLNDDFCDCPDGTDEPGTSACPGGKFYCHNAGHVPNSLFSSRVNDGICDCCDGTDEYDGKVTCSNTCWEAGKVARDKLKKKIATYQDGVKLRKDEIEKAKSALDKDKAELLKLKKEESTLKEIVQQLKEHKEEIEKEEEKERLRKEKEEKEKKEAEEKANEEKSAATGEEARHTNEAGKHSDAKDYAADETKYEQSDVGDSYDGATDSPSSEGSLLNEVEESVKGAEGEHAAKSETDLRVEEKKSSEEIINTGNDASENTEGLSKEELGQLVASRWTGQKGGKQSGEAEDAKKTEEQEDLTSESNNGEYEGYASETDDDSNRYDGEDETEDDFREDERDDVSSSYKPDTDFEGEPDLSDVVTTDSPSWLTKIQRTVRKLFKAVNFFETPLNQTDAARVRKEYDELSSKLSKLQSRVSSLTQKLKHDFGPESEFYSFYDRCFESKQNKYTYKVCPYDQASQEEGYSTTRLGRWDKFEDSYKVMAFSNGDRCWNGPDRSMKVRMRCGLKNEITDVDEPSRCEYVALLSTPALCKEEKLKELQHKLDSLNSQQPEKHDEL from the exons ATGATGAAGCTGCGAATGGGAACGGGTGTCATCGTCATTTCCACAGCGTTGTTATTTTTATGCCTCCCATTTTGTTCGTCTTCAGTTCCCAATGACCCCTTCTTCGGAATCGCTCCCCAAG ATGAGAAATATTACAAGTCTTCGGATGTAATAAGATGCAAAGATGGATCGGGAAAATTCACCAGAGCACAGCTCAATGACGATTTCTGCGACTGCCCCGATGGCACCGATGAGCCTG GTACATCAGCATGTCCCGGTGGAAAATTTTACTGTCATAATGCAGGGCATGTCCCTAATTCCCTGTTTTCGTCTAGGGTGAACGATGGAATTTGCG ATTGCTGTGATGGAACTGATGAATATGATGGCAAAGTAACATGCTCAAATACCTGCTGGGAAGCTGGGAAAGTTGCTCGCGATAAGCTGAAAAAGAAGATTGCCACATATCAAGATGGTGTCAAGCTCCGGAAGGatgaaattgaaaaagcaaaatcAGCTCTAGATAAGGACAAGGCTGAACTTTTAAAactgaaaaaagaagaaagcacACTTAAAGAGATTGTGCAACAGCTAAAAG AGcataaagaagaaatagagaaggaagaagagaaggagcGCTTACGGaaggaaaaagaagagaaagagaaaaaggaggCTGAGGAGAAGGCTAATGAAGAAAAATCTGCAGCTACTGGAGAAGAAGCACGGCATACAAATGAAGCAGGAAAGCATTCAGATGCCAAAGACTATGCTGCG GATGAAACGAAGTATGAGCAATCAGATGTAGGTGATAGTTATGATGGAGCCACAGATAGTCCTAGTAGTGAAGGATCTCTGCTTAATGAAGTGGAGGAG AGTGTAAAGGGTGCTGAGGGAGAACATGCTGCTAAATCAGAAACTGATTTGAGGGTTGAAGAGAAAAAGTCTTCTGAGGAAATAATCAATACG GGAAATGATGCATCTGAAAATACTGAGGGATTATCAAAGGAAGAATTGGGACAGCTTGTTGCTTCTCGTTGGACAGGACAAAAGGGGGGTAAGCAAAGTGGTGAAGCTGAAGATGCAAAGAAAACTGAAGAACAGGAAGATCTCACAAGTGAGTCCAATAACGGGGAGTATGAAGGCTATGCTTCTGAAACTGACGATGACAGCAACAGATATGATGGAGAAGATGAAACCGAAGACGATTTTAGAGAGGATGAGCGTGATGATGTCAGTTCCTCTTACAAACCTGACACAGATTTTGAAGGTGAACCAGACTTGTCAG ATGTGGTGACAACAGATAGTCCTTCTTGGTTAACAAAAATACAGAGAACTGTGCGGAAACTTTTTAAGGCTGTTAATTTCTTCGAGACTCCATTGAACCAGACAG ATGCTGCTCGTGTACGAAAAGAATACGATGAGTTGAGTTCCAAGTTGTCAAAATTACAGTCAAGAGTATCAAGTCTGACACAAAAGTTAAAACATGATTTTG GTCCAGAGAGCGAGTTCTATTCATTCTATGACCGATGCTTTGAGAGTAAACAGAACAA GTACACTTACAAAGTCTGCCCTTATGATCAGGCATCTCAGGAGGAGGGCTATTCAACTACCCGTTTGGG CCGCTGGGACAAATTTGAGGACTCCTATAAAGTAATGGCATTTTCCAATGGTGATAGATGCTGGAATGGTCCTGATAGAAGCATGAAG GTTAGGATGAGATGCGGGCTGAAAAATGAGATTACAGATGTGGATGAACCAAGCCGATGCGA ATATGTAGCTTTGTTATCTACCCCAGCTCTTTGTAAAGAGGAAAAGTTGAAG GAATTACAACACAAGTTAGACTCCCTGAATTCGCAACAACCCGAAAAACACGACGAATTATGA
- the LOC130976572 gene encoding glucosidase 2 subunit beta isoform X2 has translation MMKLRMGTGVIVISTALLFLCLPFCSSSVPNDPFFGIAPQDEKYYKSSDVIRCKDGSGKFTRAQLNDDFCDCPDGTDEPGTSACPGGKFYCHNAGHVPNSLFSSRVNDGICDCCDGTDEYDGKVTCSNTCWEAGKVARDKLKKKIATYQDGVKLRKDEIEKAKSALDKDKAELLKLKKEESTLKEIVQQLKEHKEEIEKEEEKERLRKEKEEKEKKEAEEKANEEKSAATGEEARHTNEAGKHSDAKDYAADETKYEQSDVGDSYDGATDSPSSEGSLLNEVEESVKGAEGEHAAKSETDLRVEEKKSSEEIINTGNDASENTEGLSKEELGQLVASRWTGQKGGKQSGEAEDAKKTEEQEDLTSESNNGEYEGYASETDDDSNRYDGEDETEDDFREDERDDVSSSYKPDTDFEGEPDLSDSPSWLTKIQRTVRKLFKAVNFFETPLNQTDAARVRKEYDELSSKLSKLQSRVSSLTQKLKHDFGPESEFYSFYDRCFESKQNKYTYKVCPYDQASQEEGYSTTRLGRWDKFEDSYKVMAFSNGDRCWNGPDRSMKVRMRCGLKNEITDVDEPSRCEYVALLSTPALCKEEKLKELQHKLDSLNSQQPEKHDEL, from the exons ATGATGAAGCTGCGAATGGGAACGGGTGTCATCGTCATTTCCACAGCGTTGTTATTTTTATGCCTCCCATTTTGTTCGTCTTCAGTTCCCAATGACCCCTTCTTCGGAATCGCTCCCCAAG ATGAGAAATATTACAAGTCTTCGGATGTAATAAGATGCAAAGATGGATCGGGAAAATTCACCAGAGCACAGCTCAATGACGATTTCTGCGACTGCCCCGATGGCACCGATGAGCCTG GTACATCAGCATGTCCCGGTGGAAAATTTTACTGTCATAATGCAGGGCATGTCCCTAATTCCCTGTTTTCGTCTAGGGTGAACGATGGAATTTGCG ATTGCTGTGATGGAACTGATGAATATGATGGCAAAGTAACATGCTCAAATACCTGCTGGGAAGCTGGGAAAGTTGCTCGCGATAAGCTGAAAAAGAAGATTGCCACATATCAAGATGGTGTCAAGCTCCGGAAGGatgaaattgaaaaagcaaaatcAGCTCTAGATAAGGACAAGGCTGAACTTTTAAAactgaaaaaagaagaaagcacACTTAAAGAGATTGTGCAACAGCTAAAAG AGcataaagaagaaatagagaaggaagaagagaaggagcGCTTACGGaaggaaaaagaagagaaagagaaaaaggaggCTGAGGAGAAGGCTAATGAAGAAAAATCTGCAGCTACTGGAGAAGAAGCACGGCATACAAATGAAGCAGGAAAGCATTCAGATGCCAAAGACTATGCTGCG GATGAAACGAAGTATGAGCAATCAGATGTAGGTGATAGTTATGATGGAGCCACAGATAGTCCTAGTAGTGAAGGATCTCTGCTTAATGAAGTGGAGGAG AGTGTAAAGGGTGCTGAGGGAGAACATGCTGCTAAATCAGAAACTGATTTGAGGGTTGAAGAGAAAAAGTCTTCTGAGGAAATAATCAATACG GGAAATGATGCATCTGAAAATACTGAGGGATTATCAAAGGAAGAATTGGGACAGCTTGTTGCTTCTCGTTGGACAGGACAAAAGGGGGGTAAGCAAAGTGGTGAAGCTGAAGATGCAAAGAAAACTGAAGAACAGGAAGATCTCACAAGTGAGTCCAATAACGGGGAGTATGAAGGCTATGCTTCTGAAACTGACGATGACAGCAACAGATATGATGGAGAAGATGAAACCGAAGACGATTTTAGAGAGGATGAGCGTGATGATGTCAGTTCCTCTTACAAACCTGACACAGATTTTGAAGGTGAACCAGACTTGTCAG ATAGTCCTTCTTGGTTAACAAAAATACAGAGAACTGTGCGGAAACTTTTTAAGGCTGTTAATTTCTTCGAGACTCCATTGAACCAGACAG ATGCTGCTCGTGTACGAAAAGAATACGATGAGTTGAGTTCCAAGTTGTCAAAATTACAGTCAAGAGTATCAAGTCTGACACAAAAGTTAAAACATGATTTTG GTCCAGAGAGCGAGTTCTATTCATTCTATGACCGATGCTTTGAGAGTAAACAGAACAA GTACACTTACAAAGTCTGCCCTTATGATCAGGCATCTCAGGAGGAGGGCTATTCAACTACCCGTTTGGG CCGCTGGGACAAATTTGAGGACTCCTATAAAGTAATGGCATTTTCCAATGGTGATAGATGCTGGAATGGTCCTGATAGAAGCATGAAG GTTAGGATGAGATGCGGGCTGAAAAATGAGATTACAGATGTGGATGAACCAAGCCGATGCGA ATATGTAGCTTTGTTATCTACCCCAGCTCTTTGTAAAGAGGAAAAGTTGAAG GAATTACAACACAAGTTAGACTCCCTGAATTCGCAACAACCCGAAAAACACGACGAATTATGA